A single window of Alosa alosa isolate M-15738 ecotype Scorff River chromosome 11, AALO_Geno_1.1, whole genome shotgun sequence DNA harbors:
- the frs2b gene encoding fibroblast growth factor receptor substrate 2b isoform X1, translated as MGSCCSCPDKESIPDNHQSKFKVVNVDDDGNELGAGIMELTDVELVLRTRKCEAVKWPYLCLRRYGYDSNLFSFESGRRCQTGQGIFAFKCARAEEIFNMLQEIMHSNSISVVEEPVFEPNHTQPELDQTQAPRTPTTPGNSLPSLPNGSLRYPSLGDASSHPSSRHPSVGSTRLPSVGEESTHPLLAPDEASRAHTYVNTTGLLDEPSSPGVGTTPVETTCPFLEGQPEDVPPDPGPRVQLEPESVRFVLGPTPVQRRQQQQQQHEDPPSEDQPPSSNGGQCVGSAATRESSRSETPTPAPREPEPPSNGNTTAAAASTSSSHPRRHRHRPPPLTPDPVNVNNSALRRTALLDYENLPALPPLREVPRTGSEEEEEDDEEEDEEQPKTPSLNGFHHPHHHHHHHHHPHPHHYQQVRQHSPDPTHYYINTENVTAPLSARLPESARWRDQRSMPTVFNFDFRRSIDPSQRQLNYIEVETDGRIGGGVGGGGGGAGSDSSNPHTPKTPTSPLQLPHTPTRRTELYAVIDVERTAAMSSLQKALPRYDGTSRKTRHNSVDLPM; from the exons ATGGGTAGCTGCTGTAGCTGTCCCGATAAAGAGTCAATACCTGATAATCACCAAAGTAAATTCAAG GTGGTCAATGTTGACGATGATGGAAATGAGTTGGGTGCTGGCATCATGGAGCTGACCGACGTGGAGCTGGTGCTACGCACCCGCAAGTGTGAGGCTGTCAAGTGGCCCTACCTGTGCTTGCGTCGCTATGGCTACGACTCCAACCTCTTCTCCTTCGAGAGTGGCCGACGCTGCCAGACTGGACAAG GGATCTTCGCCTTCAAGTGTGCCCGGGCCGAGGAGATCTTCAACATGCTGCAGGAGATCATGCACAGCAACAGCATCAGCGTGGTGGAGGAGCCGGTGTTCGAGCCCAACCACACGCAGCCAGAGCTGGACCAGACCCAAGCTCCGCGCACCCCCACCA CTCCAGGGAACTCTCTTCCCTCGTTACCCAATGGCAGCTTGCGGTACCCGTCTCTAGGTGATGCCTCGTCGCACCCCTCCAGCCGGCACCCGTCTGTGGGCAGCACACGTCTACCCTCAGTGGGCGAAGAGTCCACTCACCCGCTCCTGGCACCGGACGAGGCCTCACGG GCCCATACGTATGTGAACACTACAGGACTCCTGGATGAGCCCTCCAGCCCTGGCGTGGGGACCACCCCTGTGGAGACGACCTGCCCGTTTCTGGAAGGCCAGCCGGAGGACGTGCCGCCAGACCCTGGGCCTCGCGTGCAGCTGGAGCCTGAGAGCGTGAGGTTTGTGCTGGGCCCCACGCCAGTGCAGcgacggcagcagcagcagcagcagcacgaggACCCGCCCAGCGAGGACCAACCTCCCAGCTCCAACGGAGGTCAATGCGTGGGGTCGGCAGCGACCAGGGAGAGCAGCCGATCAGAGACACCCACACCCGCTCCACGAGAGCCGGAGCCCCCTAGTAACGGCAACACAACGGCAGCGGCAGCCTCGACTTCGTCTTCTCACCCTCGGCGTCACCGCCACAGGCCGCCCCCCCTCACCCCGGACCCAGTCAACGTCAACAACTCGGCCCTGCGCCGGACGGCCCTGCTGGACTACGAGAACCTGCCTGCGCTGCCGCCGCTGCGCGAGGTGCCCCGCACCGGctcggaggaggaggaagaggacgacgAGGAAGAGGACGAAGAGCAGCCCAAGACGCCCTCGCTGAACGGcttccaccacccccaccaccaccatcatcatcatcatcatccccacccccaccactacCAGCAGGTACGCCAGCACAGCCCCGACCCTACGCACTACTACATCAACACGGAGAACGTGACGGCGCCCCTCAGCGCCCGGCTCCCCGAGTCGGCCCGATGGCGGGACCAACGGTCCATGCCGACCGTCTTTAACTTCGACTTCCGCCGGTCGATCGACCCCAGCCAGCGGCAGCTCAACTACATCGAGGTGGAGACAGATGGGCGCataggaggaggagtgggaggcGGAGGAGGTGGCGCCGGCTCAGACTCCAGCAACCCACACACGCCCAAGACCCCCACCTCGCCGCTCCAACTGCCACACACGCCCACCCGCCGGACGGAGCTGTACGCCGTCATCGACGTGGAGCGCACGGCCGCCATGTCCAGCCTCCAGAAAGCACTGCCCCGCTACGACGGTACCTCCAGGAAAACACGCCACAACAGCGTGGACCTGCCCATGTGA
- the frs2b gene encoding fibroblast growth factor receptor substrate 2b isoform X2 codes for MATTPTSSPSRVADAARLDKDKTKIWGERLVCSGIFAFKCARAEEIFNMLQEIMHSNSISVVEEPVFEPNHTQPELDQTQAPRTPTTPGNSLPSLPNGSLRYPSLGDASSHPSSRHPSVGSTRLPSVGEESTHPLLAPDEASRAHTYVNTTGLLDEPSSPGVGTTPVETTCPFLEGQPEDVPPDPGPRVQLEPESVRFVLGPTPVQRRQQQQQQHEDPPSEDQPPSSNGGQCVGSAATRESSRSETPTPAPREPEPPSNGNTTAAAASTSSSHPRRHRHRPPPLTPDPVNVNNSALRRTALLDYENLPALPPLREVPRTGSEEEEEDDEEEDEEQPKTPSLNGFHHPHHHHHHHHHPHPHHYQQVRQHSPDPTHYYINTENVTAPLSARLPESARWRDQRSMPTVFNFDFRRSIDPSQRQLNYIEVETDGRIGGGVGGGGGGAGSDSSNPHTPKTPTSPLQLPHTPTRRTELYAVIDVERTAAMSSLQKALPRYDGTSRKTRHNSVDLPM; via the exons ATGGCTACGACTCCAACCTCTTCTCCTTCGAGAGTGGCCGACGCTGCCAGACTGGACAAG GATAAGACCAAGATCTGGGGTGAGAGACTTGTTTGCTCCG GGATCTTCGCCTTCAAGTGTGCCCGGGCCGAGGAGATCTTCAACATGCTGCAGGAGATCATGCACAGCAACAGCATCAGCGTGGTGGAGGAGCCGGTGTTCGAGCCCAACCACACGCAGCCAGAGCTGGACCAGACCCAAGCTCCGCGCACCCCCACCA CTCCAGGGAACTCTCTTCCCTCGTTACCCAATGGCAGCTTGCGGTACCCGTCTCTAGGTGATGCCTCGTCGCACCCCTCCAGCCGGCACCCGTCTGTGGGCAGCACACGTCTACCCTCAGTGGGCGAAGAGTCCACTCACCCGCTCCTGGCACCGGACGAGGCCTCACGG GCCCATACGTATGTGAACACTACAGGACTCCTGGATGAGCCCTCCAGCCCTGGCGTGGGGACCACCCCTGTGGAGACGACCTGCCCGTTTCTGGAAGGCCAGCCGGAGGACGTGCCGCCAGACCCTGGGCCTCGCGTGCAGCTGGAGCCTGAGAGCGTGAGGTTTGTGCTGGGCCCCACGCCAGTGCAGcgacggcagcagcagcagcagcagcacgaggACCCGCCCAGCGAGGACCAACCTCCCAGCTCCAACGGAGGTCAATGCGTGGGGTCGGCAGCGACCAGGGAGAGCAGCCGATCAGAGACACCCACACCCGCTCCACGAGAGCCGGAGCCCCCTAGTAACGGCAACACAACGGCAGCGGCAGCCTCGACTTCGTCTTCTCACCCTCGGCGTCACCGCCACAGGCCGCCCCCCCTCACCCCGGACCCAGTCAACGTCAACAACTCGGCCCTGCGCCGGACGGCCCTGCTGGACTACGAGAACCTGCCTGCGCTGCCGCCGCTGCGCGAGGTGCCCCGCACCGGctcggaggaggaggaagaggacgacgAGGAAGAGGACGAAGAGCAGCCCAAGACGCCCTCGCTGAACGGcttccaccacccccaccaccaccatcatcatcatcatcatccccacccccaccactacCAGCAGGTACGCCAGCACAGCCCCGACCCTACGCACTACTACATCAACACGGAGAACGTGACGGCGCCCCTCAGCGCCCGGCTCCCCGAGTCGGCCCGATGGCGGGACCAACGGTCCATGCCGACCGTCTTTAACTTCGACTTCCGCCGGTCGATCGACCCCAGCCAGCGGCAGCTCAACTACATCGAGGTGGAGACAGATGGGCGCataggaggaggagtgggaggcGGAGGAGGTGGCGCCGGCTCAGACTCCAGCAACCCACACACGCCCAAGACCCCCACCTCGCCGCTCCAACTGCCACACACGCCCACCCGCCGGACGGAGCTGTACGCCGTCATCGACGTGGAGCGCACGGCCGCCATGTCCAGCCTCCAGAAAGCACTGCCCCGCTACGACGGTACCTCCAGGAAAACACGCCACAACAGCGTGGACCTGCCCATGTGA